The following are encoded together in the Planococcus antarcticus DSM 14505 genome:
- a CDS encoding NUDIX hydrolase: METEKLRIYDEQGRQQGIADRKEVHEKGYWHETFHCWIAGRQNNRDVVYLQLRSKEKKDFPGLFDITAAGHLLTDETVEDGIREVREELGIQVDLADLTYIGMIKDQIVLSDFFDNERCHCFLYKDLKNLDHRFELQLEEVSGMGKLDFEALADLYTGKKERADLEGFEIAEDGSRKTFEKAIGLEDLVPHSAGYLKEIFGQIRRELKG; encoded by the coding sequence ATGGAGACGGAAAAACTGCGCATTTACGATGAACAGGGTAGACAGCAAGGCATAGCCGATCGGAAAGAAGTACATGAAAAGGGTTATTGGCATGAAACATTTCACTGCTGGATAGCAGGACGGCAAAACAATAGAGATGTCGTTTATCTTCAGCTGCGAAGCAAAGAGAAGAAGGACTTTCCAGGACTTTTTGATATTACGGCAGCGGGTCATTTATTGACGGATGAAACGGTCGAAGACGGCATCCGGGAAGTTCGGGAAGAGCTTGGCATTCAAGTGGACTTAGCCGACTTGACGTACATTGGGATGATTAAAGATCAAATCGTGTTGTCGGATTTTTTCGATAATGAGCGCTGCCACTGCTTTTTATACAAGGATCTAAAGAACCTTGACCATAGGTTTGAGTTGCAACTGGAAGAAGTATCCGGTATGGGAAAGCTTGATTTTGAAGCATTGGCTGATTTATATACTGGAAAAAAAGAAAGAGCAGACCTTGAAGGCTTTGAAATAGCAGAGGATGGCAGCAGAAAAACTTTTGAAAAGGCCATTGGCTTAGAAGACCTGGTTCCGCACAGCGCGGGATATTTAAAAGAGATCTTTGGACAGATTAGACGGGAGTTAAAGGGATGA
- a CDS encoding DUF6115 domain-containing protein yields MEWLLVAISIVLLLMNVLLMRTVKKQHTDEDSARVHESMAEFVDQLEKENDALYDKLITYIQESESHLTKRIVGLEQNFAPSFKGAETLEEVSLETEKIIQLSRQGFSSKQIAKVLQIDHGKVELVVKLNNKQQVNFKEDEVL; encoded by the coding sequence ATGGAATGGCTACTGGTGGCAATCAGTATTGTCCTGTTGCTAATGAATGTCCTGCTGATGCGAACAGTCAAAAAACAGCACACGGATGAAGACTCAGCTAGAGTCCACGAAAGTATGGCTGAGTTTGTGGATCAGCTTGAAAAAGAAAATGATGCACTTTACGATAAATTAATCACGTATATACAAGAAAGTGAAAGCCATCTGACGAAACGGATTGTAGGTTTGGAACAAAACTTTGCTCCTAGTTTTAAAGGGGCAGAAACTCTAGAAGAGGTTTCTTTGGAAACGGAGAAAATAATTCAGCTTTCCAGGCAAGGATTTTCTTCCAAGCAAATTGCCAAAGTGCTCCAAATCGACCATGGCAAAGTAGAGCTCGTTGTTAAGTTGAACAACAAACAGCAAGTGAATTTTAAAGAAGACGAGGTGCTGTAA
- a CDS encoding amino acid ABC transporter permease, whose product MDFTIIIDSLPSLLTATGMTIFLAAISILIALVIGFLTAIIRILKVKVLNEIANVYVSLMRGTPLLVQIFVIYYGLPQVGIALDPISSGILALSLNAGAYLSESFRASILAVDNGQMEASMSMGMTYPQALKRIILPQSLRIAIPTLSNSFIVLIKDTSLVSVITVTELLQMSSLIIAKTFEPLTIYLVAAAIYWILISFFTKLLDRLEVRSSKYLVR is encoded by the coding sequence ATGGATTTTACAATTATTATTGATTCATTGCCATCGTTGCTCACAGCGACAGGGATGACGATTTTCCTTGCTGCCATCTCGATCTTGATTGCTTTAGTTATCGGGTTTCTTACGGCCATCATTCGTATTCTAAAAGTAAAAGTGTTAAATGAAATCGCCAATGTCTATGTTTCTTTGATGCGCGGGACTCCACTATTGGTGCAGATTTTTGTTATTTATTATGGGCTGCCTCAGGTAGGCATCGCGCTAGATCCCATTTCATCAGGTATTTTAGCGCTCAGTTTAAATGCGGGTGCTTATTTATCAGAATCGTTCCGAGCGTCGATTTTAGCAGTGGATAATGGACAAATGGAAGCCTCTATGTCAATGGGGATGACTTATCCGCAGGCTTTAAAGCGAATTATTCTTCCGCAAAGCTTGCGGATTGCCATTCCGACACTATCCAATTCATTTATTGTCTTGATCAAAGATACTTCTCTGGTTTCGGTCATTACGGTTACAGAACTATTGCAGATGTCGAGCCTGATTATTGCGAAAACATTCGAGCCGTTGACCATCTATTTAGTGGCTGCAGCGATTTATTGGATATTGATTTCGTTTTTCACAAAATTATTGGATCGTTTGGAAGTTCGATCATCCAAGTACTTGGTTAGATAA
- a CDS encoding PilZ domain-containing protein, which produces MSENRREFFRVNFNQALNGKISIYGGNFLPVEIYDVSAGGLVFSSALDIPLGESVRCSFEILDSAFLLEGSIVRKATGVDIVDCGVEFSVDQGTSSELFKQLNHYQIRQRKSFLSE; this is translated from the coding sequence ATGTCAGAAAATCGTCGTGAATTTTTTCGAGTTAATTTCAATCAAGCTTTGAATGGGAAGATTTCCATTTATGGAGGCAATTTTTTGCCAGTCGAAATTTATGATGTCAGCGCCGGAGGGTTAGTGTTTTCTTCTGCACTTGATATTCCTTTGGGAGAAAGCGTGCGTTGCAGCTTTGAAATTTTAGACAGCGCTTTCTTACTAGAAGGGTCTATTGTCCGGAAAGCAACAGGGGTAGATATAGTGGATTGCGGAGTTGAATTTTCTGTAGATCAAGGAACATCTTCAGAGTTATTCAAGCAACTGAATCACTACCAAATCCGCCAGCGAAAAAGTTTTCTATCTGAATAG
- a CDS encoding YaaR family protein encodes MRIDSQSNIQKDRLSVQAAGNKPSELFSNAMKKSQSKLQDNSLNQLMGRVDEQGQKLSNQRTLENVLNYKHAVKQFVGESIRYGLLLSDEQSQHPAGGMKSQQIIKVIDKKMIEIQDQILNNEEEGIGTLDLVGEIKGLLINLYM; translated from the coding sequence TTGCGCATTGACAGTCAGAGCAATATCCAGAAAGACAGGCTTTCGGTACAAGCTGCTGGAAACAAACCGAGTGAACTTTTTTCGAATGCCATGAAAAAATCCCAGTCTAAGCTGCAAGATAATTCTTTAAATCAATTAATGGGACGAGTGGACGAACAAGGCCAGAAACTTTCCAATCAGCGCACACTTGAAAATGTATTAAATTATAAGCATGCAGTAAAGCAATTTGTCGGCGAATCCATACGTTATGGTCTGCTGTTATCTGACGAGCAGAGCCAGCACCCGGCAGGCGGAATGAAATCCCAGCAAATCATTAAAGTGATTGATAAAAAAATGATTGAAATTCAAGACCAAATATTGAATAATGAAGAAGAAGGTATTGGTACTTTAGATCTAGTTGGAGAAATCAAAGGTTTGCTTATCAATTTGTATATGTGA
- a CDS encoding HAD family hydrolase — MIKAIIFDLDGTLLDRDSSLFSFVDDQYNRLARHVQHIPKDLFIKRFIELDAKGYVWKDRVYQQLIKELGIRGIEWQTMLADYVANFKNHCLPFPDLTVMLENLSQQSFRLGMITNGRGQFQLDSILALEIKDYFEEILISEWEGMAKPDAAIFHKALASLGVSASEAIYIGDHPKNDIQAAKLIGMKTIWKKDGHWSCLDADGEIDGLKEIAEWVERLNTEKEMFEKEKGR, encoded by the coding sequence ATGATCAAAGCTATTATTTTTGATTTGGATGGCACTTTATTAGACCGTGATAGTTCACTGTTTTCATTTGTAGATGACCAGTACAACCGGCTAGCCAGACACGTACAGCATATTCCGAAAGATCTTTTTATCAAACGGTTTATCGAATTGGATGCCAAAGGCTATGTCTGGAAAGACCGAGTCTATCAGCAGTTAATTAAAGAGTTGGGGATTAGAGGGATAGAGTGGCAAACCATGCTGGCTGACTACGTAGCAAACTTTAAAAATCATTGCCTACCGTTTCCAGATTTGACCGTCATGCTCGAAAACTTGTCCCAACAGTCTTTCCGCTTAGGAATGATCACAAACGGCAGAGGGCAATTTCAGCTGGACAGTATTTTGGCCTTGGAAATCAAAGATTATTTTGAAGAAATTCTGATTTCCGAATGGGAAGGGATGGCCAAACCTGATGCGGCTATTTTCCATAAAGCGCTGGCAAGTTTGGGTGTTTCTGCTAGTGAAGCTATCTATATCGGAGATCATCCGAAAAATGATATACAAGCCGCAAAGTTAATTGGCATGAAAACCATCTGGAAAAAAGACGGGCACTGGAGCTGCTTGGATGCAGACGGAGAAATTGACGGTTTAAAGGAAATCGCTGAATGGGTTGAACGCTTAAATACAGAGAAAGAAATGTTTGAGAAAGAAAAGGGCAGGTGA
- a CDS encoding MinD/ParA family protein: MVDQANQLREKMIGKKAEKPDRKSVKKTRVLAITSGKGGVGKSNFALNFGLSLVEQNKKVLIFDVDLGFANIDVLLGRTPRETIATMIEKDLAAQDIIEEGPNGLLFISGGNGFNDLFQMDDLKLQKFFRELAALQGEVDYIILDTGAGLSYENLRFILAADDVILVTTPEPTSITDAYSVVKMVHGKDPNVHMKLVVNQCTSIREGQQTADNFKQAAKQFLGKEIGALGSIPSDSHIPEAVKKQKPLLLAYPKSEAAVAIRQMTGEFLELRMPYKLGLKGFIMKILFK, from the coding sequence ATGGTTGATCAGGCAAACCAGTTAAGGGAAAAGATGATAGGGAAAAAAGCCGAAAAGCCTGACCGGAAATCTGTTAAAAAAACCAGAGTCTTGGCCATTACCAGCGGCAAAGGCGGCGTAGGAAAATCCAACTTCGCTTTGAACTTTGGATTGAGCTTGGTGGAACAAAATAAGAAAGTGTTGATTTTCGATGTTGACCTCGGCTTTGCCAATATTGATGTATTACTTGGCCGAACGCCCCGGGAAACGATTGCGACGATGATTGAAAAAGATCTGGCTGCTCAAGACATCATCGAAGAAGGACCGAATGGCTTGCTGTTCATTTCAGGAGGAAACGGTTTTAATGACCTGTTTCAGATGGATGACCTTAAACTGCAGAAATTTTTTCGGGAGCTGGCCGCGCTACAAGGCGAGGTGGACTATATCATCCTGGACACAGGAGCGGGCCTATCCTATGAGAACCTTCGTTTTATCCTAGCTGCTGATGACGTCATTTTGGTGACGACTCCAGAACCGACTTCAATCACCGACGCTTACTCAGTCGTTAAGATGGTTCATGGCAAAGACCCGAATGTCCATATGAAGCTCGTGGTCAATCAATGCACCAGTATAAGGGAAGGCCAGCAGACGGCTGACAATTTCAAGCAGGCGGCAAAGCAGTTTTTAGGCAAAGAGATTGGTGCACTGGGTTCTATTCCAAGTGATTCGCATATTCCAGAAGCTGTGAAAAAGCAGAAGCCCCTCTTGCTAGCGTATCCGAAGAGTGAGGCAGCAGTGGCTATCCGTCAAATGACCGGTGAATTTCTGGAGCTTCGTATGCCTTATAAATTAGGGTTAAAAGGATTCATTATGAAGATTTTGTTTAAATAA
- a CDS encoding saccharopine dehydrogenase family protein: protein MHIFVLGTGMIGTTVVTELAKYAGAETITAVDINQASIDKCLAIADNPRVIGKVAALATEGDIAEVLKGADLAIGCLPHSLSIPAIKAAISSKCHLVDLVGSHFPEKLALHEQARQAGVLIVPGCGVAPGITNFLAAQGIELLDRAKEAMLACGGIPRYPDPPLGYQVVYRLESLLGLYTKPATIIRNGEIVELVPLSDLADMTFPAPVGLCETVITDAHSTAFMLQGKVENLIERTIRYPGHWDKMRVLSELGFLDETPVSIKDMELSPKLFAEKILAPKMSGHSIEDITVLRVEVSGVKQGRQTKHTWEMIDLYDHERKITSMAKTTAIPALLISQWIVDKKITETGVIPIESLIVRERFQPFLTELSHLGIEIEYKEEIFD, encoded by the coding sequence ATGCATATCTTCGTTTTAGGAACAGGCATGATTGGCACTACGGTCGTAACAGAATTAGCTAAATATGCAGGTGCAGAAACCATTACAGCTGTCGATATCAATCAAGCAAGCATTGATAAATGTTTGGCTATCGCTGATAATCCGCGAGTGATTGGTAAAGTGGCAGCATTAGCGACAGAAGGCGATATTGCCGAAGTGCTAAAGGGTGCTGACCTAGCAATAGGATGCCTTCCCCACTCGTTAAGCATTCCAGCGATAAAAGCAGCAATTTCTTCGAAATGTCATTTGGTTGATTTGGTAGGATCTCACTTTCCGGAAAAACTGGCGCTGCATGAACAAGCACGGCAAGCGGGGGTCCTAATCGTCCCGGGCTGCGGAGTCGCACCGGGCATCACTAACTTTTTGGCTGCACAAGGAATTGAATTATTGGACAGAGCGAAAGAAGCGATGCTGGCTTGTGGTGGAATTCCGAGATATCCGGATCCACCTTTAGGGTATCAAGTCGTCTACCGTCTGGAGAGTCTACTGGGACTTTATACAAAACCCGCAACTATTATTCGAAATGGAGAAATTGTGGAATTGGTTCCGCTATCCGATTTAGCAGACATGACATTTCCCGCCCCAGTCGGGTTATGTGAAACGGTTATCACAGACGCTCATAGCACTGCTTTTATGTTGCAAGGGAAAGTCGAAAATTTGATAGAGCGAACTATCCGGTATCCAGGACATTGGGACAAGATGAGGGTTTTGAGTGAATTAGGATTTCTTGACGAAACCCCAGTCTCCATTAAAGACATGGAACTCAGTCCAAAGTTGTTTGCGGAGAAAATCCTGGCACCGAAAATGTCTGGCCATTCAATAGAGGACATCACAGTCTTAAGAGTAGAAGTAAGTGGAGTCAAGCAAGGCAGGCAGACAAAACATACGTGGGAAATGATTGATTTATACGATCATGAACGAAAAATAACGTCGATGGCTAAAACAACTGCTATCCCAGCGTTGCTGATTTCACAATGGATTGTAGACAAAAAAATAACAGAGACAGGCGTTATTCCAATCGAAAGTTTAATCGTTCGGGAGCGATTCCAGCCTTTTTTAACTGAATTGAGCCATTTAGGGATTGAGATTGAGTATAAAGAAGAAATTTTCGATTAA
- a CDS encoding DUF3899 domain-containing protein produces the protein MNFKGILLFISLGSSFILSFFLYRQWSLTNWFDALFLIGLLLIMVYCVMVLIEGQFFTAFLKSTRNFFAKVNKKDQLIRESEKRSVEPLDYRKEFPNRSSFLQVGLFFCIGSLLISSALHYLN, from the coding sequence ATGAATTTTAAAGGTATTTTATTATTTATTTCGTTAGGAAGTTCGTTCATTTTGTCTTTCTTCCTATACAGGCAGTGGTCTCTGACAAACTGGTTTGATGCTTTATTTTTGATCGGACTTTTGCTGATTATGGTTTATTGCGTCATGGTTTTGATCGAAGGGCAATTTTTTACAGCTTTCTTAAAAAGCACCCGAAACTTTTTTGCAAAAGTAAATAAAAAAGACCAGCTGATCCGCGAAAGCGAAAAACGGTCGGTTGAACCGTTGGATTATCGCAAAGAATTTCCAAACCGCAGTTCATTTCTGCAGGTTGGCCTGTTTTTTTGTATAGGCAGCCTGCTAATATCTTCGGCACTGCATTATTTGAATTAG
- a CDS encoding amino acid ABC transporter ATP-binding protein has translation MIKVTGLVKNFGSNEVLKGIDLSINKSEVVVIMGPSGSGKSTLLRCLNFLEEPTEGLIQVGEYEVKAGGKIDRHRKKVIRELRKKTGFVFQSFNLFPHKTAMENVMEGPIAIHGKAPEEAKAIAAGLLAKVGLAERADHYPAQLSGGQQQRVAIARSLALDPLVMLFDEPTSALDPELVREVLLVIKSLAEEGMTMVIVTHEMNFAKEVADRVVFMDEGLIVEQGTSQQVFEDPKEERTKQFLSKVEAIVAD, from the coding sequence ATGATAAAAGTTACCGGACTGGTAAAAAATTTCGGATCCAACGAAGTTCTGAAAGGCATCGATTTAAGTATCAATAAGAGCGAAGTGGTTGTCATTATGGGGCCAAGTGGATCAGGAAAATCGACTTTGCTGCGTTGCTTGAATTTTTTGGAAGAACCGACTGAAGGACTTATTCAAGTGGGGGAATATGAAGTAAAAGCAGGTGGTAAAATCGATCGCCACCGGAAAAAAGTGATCAGGGAATTGCGCAAAAAAACAGGTTTTGTTTTTCAATCATTTAATTTATTTCCTCATAAAACAGCTATGGAAAATGTTATGGAAGGGCCTATTGCCATCCACGGAAAAGCTCCTGAAGAAGCGAAGGCAATTGCAGCAGGATTGCTGGCAAAGGTGGGATTAGCAGAGCGAGCTGATCATTACCCGGCGCAGTTGTCCGGTGGTCAGCAACAAAGGGTAGCGATTGCCCGCTCTCTTGCTTTGGACCCCCTAGTGATGCTGTTTGATGAACCGACTTCAGCACTCGATCCAGAGCTGGTGAGAGAAGTACTATTGGTCATCAAAAGTTTAGCAGAAGAAGGAATGACGATGGTTATTGTCACCCATGAAATGAACTTTGCGAAAGAAGTGGCTGACCGCGTGGTTTTCATGGATGAAGGACTCATAGTCGAACAAGGCACGTCACAGCAAGTCTTTGAAGATCCGAAAGAAGAGCGGACAAAGCAGTTTTTATCAAAAGTGGAAGCGATCGTCGCAGATTAA
- a CDS encoding FliA/WhiG family RNA polymerase sigma factor, with protein sequence MVNHKLSKEELSCWSDWQQHRDPEAGEYLVEQYLPLVDYVIQRFMISLPKTVEKDDVRSYAYEGLLDALSKFNIERDLKFETYASWRIKGAIIDGLRTSDWLPRSVRDKVKKIEKAYLLLEQQNSTSVSDEEVSSYLGITKAELNKTVSEAALSTMISMDDENFEEQGRLGNYHVDSPERHLSEQMTKESLVRAIERLPEKEKITVSLCYFEEMKLTEIAEILSVSVSRVSQLHSKAMLRLHASILSVHDHY encoded by the coding sequence ATGGTGAATCATAAATTATCCAAAGAAGAACTCTCCTGCTGGAGCGATTGGCAACAACATCGGGATCCGGAAGCTGGCGAATACTTGGTTGAACAGTATCTTCCTTTGGTCGATTACGTGATTCAACGATTCATGATCAGTTTGCCTAAAACGGTGGAAAAAGACGATGTCCGCAGCTATGCCTACGAAGGCCTGCTTGATGCCTTAAGCAAATTCAACATCGAACGAGATTTGAAATTTGAAACATATGCATCTTGGCGCATTAAAGGTGCGATTATTGACGGGTTGCGCACCAGTGATTGGCTTCCGCGGTCCGTCCGGGATAAAGTGAAGAAAATTGAAAAAGCCTATCTTCTGCTGGAGCAGCAGAATAGCACCTCTGTTTCCGATGAAGAGGTCAGTTCATATTTGGGCATCACCAAGGCTGAGCTCAATAAAACAGTTTCTGAGGCAGCCTTATCGACGATGATATCGATGGATGACGAAAATTTTGAAGAACAAGGAAGGCTAGGAAACTACCATGTCGATTCACCCGAGCGCCATCTGTCAGAACAGATGACCAAAGAATCGCTGGTTCGTGCCATTGAGCGATTGCCAGAAAAGGAAAAAATCACAGTTTCCCTATGCTATTTTGAAGAAATGAAATTAACCGAAATCGCAGAAATCCTGAGTGTCAGCGTCTCAAGAGTTTCGCAGCTTCACTCAAAAGCCATGCTGCGGTTGCATGCTTCGATATTATCTGTACACGATCATTATTAA
- a CDS encoding transporter substrate-binding domain-containing protein: MKKTAISAIILLFIFGLLAACGSEDTAETTAAGEAEGKSGGVLERMEESKELNVAFEGTYPPFNFIDENDEFQGFDVDISNEIAERLGVEANFIATKWDGLIGGLKADKFDIIIGQMTVTEERKKSVDFTDPYVISGSVLVTREETDDITKLEDIKGKNVGVGGGTTFEEVANSVDGAEVKLYKAVGDYIQDLTNKRLDVIINDQLLISYNIKEQNLPIKISSDILNKDEIGMAVNKGNEDFIEQVNAALSEMKEDGTYAEIYKKWFGTEPLES; the protein is encoded by the coding sequence ATGAAGAAAACTGCAATAAGCGCTATTATTCTCTTATTTATTTTTGGTCTGCTAGCAGCTTGCGGATCTGAAGACACGGCAGAAACAACTGCTGCGGGTGAAGCAGAAGGAAAGTCTGGTGGAGTACTTGAACGGATGGAAGAATCGAAAGAATTGAATGTAGCATTTGAAGGTACCTATCCACCTTTTAATTTCATTGATGAAAATGATGAATTCCAAGGATTCGATGTCGACATCTCCAATGAAATTGCAGAACGCTTAGGTGTAGAAGCTAACTTTATCGCGACCAAATGGGACGGCTTGATCGGTGGTTTGAAAGCCGATAAGTTCGATATCATCATTGGTCAAATGACAGTAACAGAAGAACGGAAAAAGAGTGTCGATTTTACAGATCCCTATGTTATTTCAGGATCGGTACTGGTAACACGTGAAGAAACAGATGATATTACAAAATTAGAAGACATTAAAGGAAAGAATGTTGGGGTTGGCGGTGGAACCACTTTTGAGGAAGTGGCAAACAGCGTGGACGGAGCAGAAGTTAAATTGTATAAGGCAGTTGGCGACTATATTCAAGATTTAACGAATAAGCGACTAGATGTCATCATCAATGATCAATTGCTGATCAGCTACAATATTAAGGAACAAAATCTTCCGATTAAAATTTCCAGCGATATTTTAAATAAAGATGAAATTGGCATGGCCGTCAACAAAGGAAATGAAGACTTTATTGAACAGGTTAATGCTGCTTTAAGTGAAATGAAAGAAGACGGAACATATGCTGAAATCTATAAAAAATGGTTTGGCACAGAACCGTTAGAAAGTTAA
- a CDS encoding peptide ABC transporter substrate-binding protein, with translation MERKRKTQIFMIMIAFVLFLSGCNFNSSESSSEDNAAAEGEAGQVLNISTTADIPTLDSTKAHDGIAFTVLNNVNEGLYRQDENHEPIEALVTEHTESEDQSVHTFTLRDSNWSNGEPVTAQDFEYAWKRVMKDASPYNFMFVTAGIKNAEAIMNEEMDAEELGVKAIDEKTLEVTLDAANPLFQSLMTFPTFLPQNQKFVEEQGDQYALEAENILFNGPFTLVDWTHDQGWKYEKNEDYWDAETVKLDAVNAYVVKDPAAGINLYETNKVDRIVLSSEAVDQNKDDENFETILEPEIIFLRFNHNHPVLGNKNIRQAVNMAIDKESLTDVILKNGSTALNGVVPEGFFNSPSGEDFRDLNGDFNTGTVEEAQALWETGLEETGATEVTVSINIADSEDHKKVAEYIQAQLEDNLPGFKLDIKAVPFAQRLEIEKAVDYDLSLSSWGPDYSDPMTYLDMWLEGGSANRMDYSNAELEELVSAARTETDLEKRYQMLLDIEKILLEEDAAIVPLYQEGAAVLMRSKIKNLLVHPTGASFSYKWVTIEE, from the coding sequence ATGGAGAGAAAGAGAAAAACGCAGATTTTCATGATTATGATTGCATTTGTTTTATTCTTATCGGGATGCAACTTTAATTCTTCAGAAAGCTCAAGCGAAGACAACGCAGCAGCAGAAGGAGAAGCTGGGCAAGTATTGAACATTTCAACTACAGCTGATATTCCTACTTTAGACTCGACAAAAGCGCATGATGGCATCGCCTTTACGGTATTGAATAACGTCAACGAAGGGCTTTACCGTCAGGATGAAAACCATGAACCGATTGAAGCTTTAGTAACCGAACATACAGAAAGCGAGGACCAAAGCGTCCATACATTCACATTGCGTGACTCTAACTGGAGTAACGGAGAGCCAGTTACCGCACAAGACTTTGAATATGCTTGGAAGCGCGTCATGAAAGATGCGAGTCCCTATAACTTCATGTTCGTAACAGCAGGTATTAAAAATGCTGAAGCGATCATGAACGAAGAAATGGATGCAGAAGAGCTGGGAGTCAAAGCGATTGATGAAAAAACATTGGAAGTTACGCTGGATGCAGCGAACCCATTGTTCCAGTCATTGATGACCTTCCCAACCTTCCTGCCTCAAAACCAGAAGTTTGTTGAAGAGCAAGGCGACCAATACGCGTTGGAAGCAGAAAACATCCTGTTCAACGGACCTTTCACATTGGTTGACTGGACTCACGACCAAGGCTGGAAATATGAAAAGAACGAAGATTATTGGGATGCAGAAACAGTCAAGTTAGATGCAGTTAACGCTTACGTAGTCAAAGATCCGGCAGCAGGCATCAACTTATACGAAACGAACAAAGTAGACCGTATTGTCTTAAGTTCAGAGGCAGTTGACCAAAACAAAGATGACGAGAACTTTGAAACGATTCTGGAGCCGGAAATCATTTTCCTTCGCTTTAACCATAACCACCCGGTATTGGGCAATAAAAACATTCGCCAAGCAGTTAATATGGCAATCGACAAAGAAAGTTTAACAGATGTTATTTTGAAAAATGGCTCCACTGCATTAAATGGTGTGGTTCCAGAAGGGTTCTTTAACTCACCATCAGGCGAAGATTTCCGTGACTTGAACGGAGATTTCAACACTGGAACAGTTGAAGAGGCCCAAGCGCTTTGGGAAACTGGCTTGGAGGAAACTGGAGCAACAGAAGTAACGGTCTCCATCAACATTGCAGATTCTGAAGACCATAAAAAAGTGGCTGAGTACATCCAGGCACAATTGGAAGACAATCTACCAGGCTTCAAATTGGACATCAAAGCGGTTCCGTTCGCACAGCGTCTGGAAATTGAAAAAGCGGTTGACTACGACTTGTCTCTATCTTCATGGGGACCGGATTACAGCGATCCGATGACTTACTTGGACATGTGGTTGGAAGGCGGATCAGCTAACCGCATGGATTATTCAAATGCCGAATTGGAAGAATTGGTATCAGCAGCAAGAACTGAAACGGACCTTGAAAAACGTTACCAGATGCTGCTAGACATTGAGAAAATTCTGCTGGAAGAAGATGCAGCGATTGTGCCACTTTACCAAGAAGGTGCAGCTGTCTTGATGAGAAGCAAAATTAAAAATCTATTGGTTCATCCAACAGGAGCTTCTTTCTCTTATAAATGGGTGACGATCGAAGAATAA